Proteins found in one Panthera tigris isolate Pti1 chromosome B3, P.tigris_Pti1_mat1.1, whole genome shotgun sequence genomic segment:
- the NDN gene encoding necdin, which produces MSEQSKDVCDPDSAPQASNSEVHISPGVPGGPSQPASQAATLAAPESPPLGPIEAPLASPPPQAPSEEGDPKALQQAAEEGRAHQAPAAQPGPAPPAPAQLVQKAHELMWYVLVKDQKRMIIWFPDMVKDVIGSYKKWCRSILRRTSLILARVFGLHLRLTSLHTMEFSLVKALEPEELDRVALSNRMPMTGLLLMILSLIYVKGRGARESAVWNVLRILGLRPWKKHSTFGDVRKLITEEFVQQNYLKYQRVPHVEPPEYEFFWGSRASREITKMQIMEFLARVFKKDPQAWPSRYREALEEARALREADPTAHCPRSSVSED; this is translated from the coding sequence ATGTCCGAACAAAGTAAGGATGTGTGTGACCCTGACTCTGCACCCCAGGCTTCCAACTCCGAGGTGCACATCAGTCCTGGGGTCCCCGGGGGGCCCTCCCAGCCCGCGTCTCAGGCCGCGACCCTCGCAGCGCCAGAGAGCCCTCCTCTAGGCCCGATCGAAGCCCCGCTGGCTTCGCCTCCGCCCCAGGCCCCAAGCGAGGAGGGAGACCCGAAGGCCCTGCAGCAGGCTGCGGAGGAAGGCCGCGCCCACCAAGCCCCAGCGGCCCAGCCTGGCCCAGCGCCGCCAGCCCCGGCCCAGCTGGTGCAGAAGGCGCACGAGCTCATGTGGTACGTGTTGGTCAAGGATCAGAAGAGAATGATCATCTGGTTCCCAGACATGGTGAAGGATGTCATCGGCAGTTACAAGAAATGGTGCAGAAGCATTCTCAGACGCACCAGCCTCATCCTCGCACGAGTGTTCGGGCTACACCTGAGGCTGACTAGCCTGCACACGATGGAGTTTTCGCTTGTCAAAGCGCTTGAGCCGGAGGAGCTGGACAGGGTGGCGCTGAGCAACCGTATGCCTATGACAGGCCTCCTGCTGATGATCCTGAGCCTCATCTATGTGAAGGGTCGCGGTGCAAGAGAGAGTGCCGTCTGGAACGTGCTGCGCATCCTGGGGCTGCGGCCCTGGAAGAAGCACTCCACCTTTGGAGATGTGAGAAAGCTCATCACCGAGGAGTTCGTCCAACAGAATTACCTGAAATACCAGCGCGTACCCCACGTTGAGCCACCTGAGTACGAGTTCTTCTGGGGTTCCCGTGCCAGCCGTGAAATCACCAAGATGCAAATCATGGAGTTCCTGGCCAGGGTCTTTAAGAAAGACCCCCAGGCCTGGCCTTCCCGATACAGAGAGGCTCTGGAGGAGGCCAGAGCTCTGCGGGAGGCTGATCCCACTGCCCACTGCCCCCGCAGCAGTGTCTCCGAGGACTAG